The DNA segment CTtttggatgctaccgcgggtggttctcTTATGTCCAAAAGTGTGGAGGAAGCAATCACTATCATCGATCGAATGGCACTCAATGATCGACAAAGTCAACATGATCGAAGTCCTTCCCAAAggaaaccgggagttcttgaattgaacaccaatgatgccatccttgctcaaaacaagCTTCTATCACAGCAAGTGGAGTTACTCACACAACAAATAATGAAACTCCCACAACAAATGAAAGAGTTTCAAGGATCTCAAACTAGGCACCATGTGGCAGCTTGTGAACTTTGTAATGGAGATCATCcgactggtttttgtcctccccCCGAAggtgaagaagtgaattatgtGAATAATGCAAACCAAGGCTATCAAAGTACACCTCCACCTCACAACAACCATTATCAAAGAcacaatcaagggtatcaaccaTCAAGATTAAAAAATTACAATTACCCTCAACAAAGTCCTTATCAAAGTCCAAATCCACAACATCAACAATCTCAAGGTGGAAGCTCAAACTTGGAAGACACTCTCACACAATTTATGCAAGCATCCATGGCTAATCAAAAAAGCAATGAAGCTGCCATCAAGAATTTGGAGAACCAAGTGGGCCAACTTTCAAAGCAATTGTCCGAACAACAACCGGGATCTTCTTTTTCCGCCAGCACTCAAACAAATCCAAGGGAGCATTGCAAAGCCATTGTGACAAGAAGTGGTAAAGAGATAAATAGTGGAATAGATGGAGGTGTTATAGTGGAAGATGATGAGGAAATAATAGTTGAAAACCATGAGGGTGAGGTGGTAGTTGAAGATGAGGGAGAAAAGAGTGAGGAGAAAGTGGAGGAAGAATTAGTTGAAAAAGAgcggaaagaaaaagaaggaagagagaaaaatgacaaaaaagtgaAGAGGAATAAAAAGAGAAATGAGAATGTGAGCACAATTCCTCTCCAACATCTACCTTACCCGCATGTGCAATCAAGGAAGGAAGACGCAAGGCGCTACGCTCGATTTATGGATATATTTaaacaacttcacataaatattccattttccgAAGCATTGGAGAAAATGCCTaagtatgcaaaattcatgaagaagatgctcacaaagaaaaagaagtacaCGGATGAAGAGACAGTTTTGCTTGATGGTCATTGTAGTGCAATTATTCAAAAAACTCCCCCAAGAAAGGAAGCCCATCCGGGACGAGTCATTTTACCGATCACCATTGGAGGTAACTACATTAGTAATGGTTTGGTTGATTTGGGGTCTAGCATCAATTTAATACCTTTATCCGTTGTCAAGAGATTGGGGAACATCGAAATGAAACACACCAGGATAACTTTGCAACTAGCCGATAAGTCTATCATTTCACCATATGGAGTTGTACAAGACATGCTGGTAAAAGTGGACAAATTTTTGTTCCCGGTTGATTTTGTGGTAGTTGACATGGAGGAGGATCGTGATGTGCCATTAatacttggaagaccattcatgaagacCACCTGAATGATGATTGATATCGATGATGGGATTATGAAAGTGAGGGTGCAAGATAAAGAGGTAATTTTTAGTCTTTTTGAGTCTATGAAGCCTCCTAAGGATGAACATGACAACTTCCGAATCGATGATGAAAAAGGAGAAATCATTGAGGTGGAGAATCAATTTCACAAGGACAAGGACAAGGCAAATCATGAGGGAAAGACTCATCACAAAAACTTTAAAGTTGGACAAATGGTGCTTGTGTGCAATTCAAGACTCAAGGTGTTTCCTAGCAAGTTAAAGTCAAAGTGGTCGGGGCCATTTGTTGTGAAAGAGGTGCGAAATTATGGATCCATTGTGGTGGAGGACCCTAAAACACAAGAAAGCTGGACTGTTAAGGAACAAAGACTCAAAGTCTACCACGATGGATAAGCAAGCCGCGATGGTGTGTCATTTCACTTGATGAGCCTTGATGCACCATCAAACCGTCGAGCtcgaacgacgttaaacaaagcgcttgttgggaggcaacctaACGTCGTAAGTAAATTCTATTATgctttttgatttttgttttcagaGTTATTTAGTAATTATTTTTGAAAGGAAGTGGAAGTTAAGTGTAAAAATTggcatttttcaaaaattcaagtctgtttgcgccgcaaacattgtttgccccgcaaacagagcacaaacagtgagtaagccaattttacaaagaaaatttttcttgtttgccccgc comes from the Vicia villosa cultivar HV-30 ecotype Madison, WI unplaced genomic scaffold, Vvil1.0 ctg.002165F_1_1, whole genome shotgun sequence genome and includes:
- the LOC131638083 gene encoding uncharacterized protein LOC131638083, producing MREKATEEQFHFDPEIERTLRKLNSKTRRRRKLAQEKRQREEASTSSNNQIEEVVVETFEGDMAGVVPTEMSANSPRRTAQFARNAQGREKTEMKTGILQLVYANPFTGMDHEDPFAHLTKFYEITGSTGVDAANEESLFKRLFPHSLLGKAKEWYLDQLPNVMTDWILLKEKFLERYFPQSRFMEAKTAIAVFNQGSNESLNEAWERYKSLLRKCKGHGFDELTQIHLFRNGLQPVHKTLLDATAGGSLMSKSVEEAITIIDRMQVELLTQQIMKLPQQMKEFQGSQTRHHVAACELCNGDHPTGFCPPPEGEEVNYVNNANQGYQSTPPPHNNHYQRHNQGYQPSRLKNYNYPQQSPYQSPNPQHQQSQGGSSNLEDTLTQFMQASMANQKSNEAAIKNLENQVGQLSKQLSEQQPGSSFSASTQTNPREHCKAIVTRSGKEINSGIDGGVIVEDDEEIIVENHEGEVVVEDEGEKSEEKVEEELVEKERKEKEGREKNDKKVKRNKKRNENVSTIPLQHLPYPHVQSRKEDARRYARFMDIFKQLHINIPFSEALEKMPKYAKFMKKMLTKKKKYTDEETVLLDGHCSAIIQKTPPRKEAHPGRVILPITIGGNYISNGLVDLGSSINLIPLSVVKRLGNIEMKHTRITLQLADKSIISPYGVVQDMLVKVDKFLFPVDFVVVDMEEDRDVPLILGRPFMKTT